The Salvelinus alpinus chromosome 21, SLU_Salpinus.1, whole genome shotgun sequence genome has a segment encoding these proteins:
- the LOC139547826 gene encoding sodium-dependent serotonin transporter-like, which translates to MEMTQSMVMDRESEGGEKEKGEESSQENGRIVLADGGVAEKGDPKVNSGGGSGGVSNGYPTSTAQSPKEGAGGVPAGAPRTLVVQQTSLDHPRETWSKKMDFLLSVIGYAVDLGNVWRFPYICYQNGGGAFLLPYMLMAIFGGVPLFYMELALGQFHRSGCISIWKHICPIFKGVGFAICIIALYIAFYYNTIMAWALYYLLASFRPTLPWTTCSNPWNTVNCLRYLSTDSNVTWTNTSTSPAEEFYTRQVLQVHMSPGLHQLGSVSWQLALCLLFIFTIVYFSIWKGVKTSGKVVWVTATFPYLVLLVLLVRGATLPGAWRGVVFYLKPDWGKLLSTTVWIDAAAQIFFSLGPGFGVLLAFASYNPFHNNCYKDALVTSSVNCLTSFLSGFVIFTVLGYMAEMRKIGVETVAKDAGPSLLFIIYAEAIANMPAATFFAIIFFLMIIMLGLDSTFAGLEGVITAMLDEFPQLLSRRREWFVLGLVCVCYLGALSTLTYGGAFVVKLFEEYATGPAVITVVFLEVIAVSWFYGTSRFCADVNMMLGFSPGLFWRVCWVAICPIFLLFIIVSFLAFPPEVKLFDYVYPPWTTVLGYCIGVSSFICVPAYMVYHLLTAKGTFKQRLLNGITPVPSGPHSDIIITHAV; encoded by the exons ATGGAGATGACACAGTCAATggtgatggacagagagagcgaaggaggagagaaagagaaaggggaggagTCATCGCAGGAGAACGGCAGAATCGTGCTGGCTGACGGAGGGGTGGCAGAGAAGGGGGACCCCAAAGTGAACTCTGGTGGGGGGTCAGGAGGGGTGTCCAACGGGTACCCCACGTCCACAGCGCAGAGCCCAAAGGAGGGAGCGGGGGGTGTACCCGCAGGGGCCCCCAGGACTCTAGTGGTCCAGCAGACCAGTCTGGACCATCCCCGGGAGACCTGGAGCAAGAAGATGGACTTTCTGTTGTCTGTGATTGGCTACGCCGTGGACCTGGGAAATGTGTGGCGCTTCCCCTACATCTGCTATCAAAACGGCGGAG GTGCCTTCCTGCTGCCCTACATGTTGATGGCGATATTCGGCGGCGTGCCTCTGTTCTACATGGAGCTGGCATTGGGGCAGTTCCACCGCAGCGGCTGCATCTCCATCTGGAAACACATCTGCCCCATCTTCAAGG gtGTGGGCTTCGCCATCTGCATCATAGCGCTGTACATTGCATTCTACTACAACACCATCATGGCGTGGGCTCTGTACTACCTGCTGGCGTCGTTCCGGCCCACCCTGCCCTGGACCACGTGCTCCAACCCCTGGAACACGGTCAACTGTCTCCGCTACCTGTCCACCGACAGCAACGTCACCTGGACCAACACGTCCACCTCGCCCGCCGAGGAGTTCTATAC GCGTCAGGTACTGCAGGTGCACATGTCTCCAGGTCTGCACCAGCTTGGCAGTGTGAGTTGGCAGCTGGCTCTCTGCCTCCTGTTCATCTTCACCATCGTCTACTTCAGCATCTGGAAGGGAGTCAAGACTTCTGGCAAG gTGGTGTGGGTGACAGCCACCTTCCCCTACCTTGTCTTGCTGGTGCTGCTCGTTCGTGGGGCCACTCTGCCCGGGGCCTGGAGGGGCGTGGTCTTCTACCTCAAACCTGATTGGGGGAAACTGCTCAGCACCACA GTATGGATTGATGCAGCAGCTCAGATCTTCTTCTCTCTGGGGCCAGGTTTTGGGGTTCTCCTGGCCTTTGCCAGCTACAACCCCTTTCACAACAACTGCTACAA gGATGCGTTGGTGACCAGCTCGGTGAACTGCCTGACCAGTTTCCTCTCTGGGTTTGTCATCTTTACCGTGCTCGGCTACATGGCTGAGATGCGCAAAATAGGCGTGGAGACCGTAGCCAAGGATGCTG gtcccagtctgctgttcatcATCTATGCTGAAGCCATCGCCAATATGCCCGCTGCCACCTTCTTCGCCATCATCTTCTTCCTCATGATCATCATGCTGGGGCTGGACAGCACG TTTGCCGGTCTGGAGGGGGTGATCACAGCCATGCTGGATGAGTTCCCCCAGTTGTTGTCTAGGAGGAGGGAGTGGTTTGTCCTGGGCCTGGTGTGTGTCTGCTACCTGGGAGCGCTCTCCACCCTCACCTAC GGAGGTGCGTTTGTGGTAAAACTGTTTGAGGAGTACGCCACAGGACCTGCTGTCATCACTGTGGTCTTCCTAGAAGTCATCGCTGTTTCCTGGTTCTACG GCACCAGTCGTTTCTGCGCTGATGTCAATATGATGTTGGGCTTCTCCCCTGGACTATTCTGGAGGGTGTGCTGGGTAGCCATCTGCCCCATATTCCTACtg TTCATCATTGTCAGTTTCCTGGCGTTCCCCCCGGAGGTTAAGTTGTTTGACTACGTCTACCCACCCTGGACCACTGTTCTGGGCTACTGCATCGGAGTGTCCTCCTTCATCTGTGTACCAGCCTACATGGTGTACCACCTGCTCACTGCCAAAgggacctttaaacag CGTCTCCTGAATGGCATCACCCCTGTACCCAGTGGGCCTCACAGTGACATTATCATCACCCACGCCGTCTGA